One segment of Anopheles stephensi strain Indian chromosome 3, UCI_ANSTEP_V1.0, whole genome shotgun sequence DNA contains the following:
- the LOC118513927 gene encoding ATP-dependent DNA helicase PIF1 — protein sequence MDPNDASLTCAVNVEWNDPHGTTLRKFAHKQTTLRLSRNTLKEMFLELSAEKHSTIRFKLRSVQVHSKFMAEGKASIKFNDEKCTLFLSNAPPGLLIQFLKIVFVKLTNGGRAGAGKKEEPFNKTELLKKSRAHVLAGKSLNHFDEISPVTTSELNRARKLALGKGSITTPSPSQKRKRPSDDPSSERPRPKKLLSDQPMEEAALIDGVQLNEEQKRVLSACQSGQSIFFTGSAGTGKSFLLRKIIATLPPDGTIATASTGVAACLIGGTTLHSFAGIGTGEATLQNCYDKASRANTAQAWRKCKRLIIDEISMIEADFFEKIEAVARYVRKNDKPFGGIQLILCGDFFQLPPVGRLPDRSRPGQYSQDAYQDDDLGRVRFCFESKVWQKCIQASYELTVVHRQRDQEFISILNSIRIGRVTDDISERLRKTAAQRIETEGILATQLCSHTSEVEAINQAKLEALRSEPITFEAKDSDPYSVKQIDMMLQAPAKLTLKIGAQVMLLKNYNISEGLVNGARGVIVNFVQGMPLVKFKHRELLIRHEKWAVKTGTGLVLTRIQLPLKLAWAFSIHKSQGLTLDCVELSLSKVFEAGQAYVALSRAQSLDSIRVLDFDLRQVWANTKVLEFYRDLRKRINATNSMEPVAVKRSLKKSLSAMGLSKAIMSKPLVTIK from the exons ATGGATCCGAACGATGCCTCCCTAACCTGTGCCGTGAACGTAGAATGGAACGATCCGCATGGCACTACGTTGCGGAAGTTTGCCCACAAGCAAACCACGCTAAGGCTATCCCGGAACACGCTGAAAGAGATGTTCCTCGAGCTGTCGGCAGAAAAGCACAGTACGATACGATTTAAGCTGCGGAGTGTCCAGGTGCACTCGAAGTTTATGGCCGAGGGTAAGGCGAGCATCAAGTTCAACGATGAAAAGTGTACGCTGTTCCTGTCCAACGCACCGCCCGGGCTGTTGATTCAGTTTCTGAAAATTGTCTTTGTGAAGCTCACAAATGGTGGCAGAGCGGGTGCCGGAAAGAAGGAGGAACCTTTTAACAAAACGGAACTGCTGAAGAAATCTCGAGCGCATGTACTGGCAGGGAAGTCGCTGAACCACTTTGATGAGATCAGTCCCGTGACGACGAGTGAACTAAATCGCGCTCGGAAGTTGGCCCTGGGGAAGGGCTCCATAACGACACCGTCTCCGTCCCAGAAACGAAAACGACCTTCGGATGATCCGTCCAGCGAACGCCCGAGACCGAAGAAACTTCTGTCCGATCAGCCAATGGAGGAAGCAGCCTTGATCGATGGAGTGCAATTGAACGAGGAGCAGAAGCGTGTCCTGTCCGCCTGTCAATCTGGCCAGAGCATATTCTTTACCGGGTCCGCTGGAacggggaaaagttttctgcTGCGAAAGATCATTGCGACCCTGCCTCCGGACGGTACGATTGCGACTGCTTCGACGGGAGTGGCCGCCTGTTTGATCGGTGGAACTACGTTGCATTCGTTTGCCGGAATTGGAACGGGGGAAGCGACACTACAGAATTGCTACGACAAGGCATCCCGTGCGAATACGGCCCAAGCGTGGCGTAAGTGTAAAAGACTGATTATTGATGAAATATCGATGATAGAAGCGGATTTCTTTGAA AAAATTGAAGCTGTTGCACGATACGTTCGGAAAAACGACAAACCTTTCGGTGGCATTCAGCTAATCCTTTGCGGTGACTTCTTCCAACTGCCCCCCGTCGGTCGCCTGCCAGACCGTTCCCGACCCGGCCAATATTCCCAGGACGCGTACCAAGATGACGATTTGGGTCGGGTTCGGTTTTGCTTCGAATCGAAAGTATGGCAGAAATGCATCCAGGCATCGTACGAGCTAACGGTCGTACATCGGCAGCGTGACCAGGAGTTCATTAGCATCCTGAACAGCATCCGCATTGGCCGTGTGACGGACGATATTAGCGAACGGCTGCGTAAAACCGCTGCTCAACGTATCGAAACCGAAGGAATTCTTGCCACCCAGCTCTGTTCCCACACGAGCGAGGTGGAAGCAATCAATCAGGCCAAACTCGAAGCCCTTCGATCCGAGCCCATAACGTTCGAGGCGAAGGACAGCGATCCGTACAGCGTCAAGCAGATCGATATGATGCTGCAGGCACCGGCCAAACTAACGCTCAAGATCGGTGCACAGGTAATGCTGCTGAAGAACTACAACATTTCCGAAGGTCTAGTCAATGGCGCACGTGGTGTAATAGTGAACTTTGTGCAAGGTATGCCACTGGTAAAGTTTAAACATCGAGAGCTTCTAATTCGTCACGAAAAGTGGGCCGTTAAGACGGGCACGGGATTGGTTTTAACCCGCATACAGCTTCCCCTAAAGCTAGCCTGGGCATTCTCCATTCACAAATCACAAGGCCTAACTCTGGACTGCGTAGAACTATCCCTCTCGAAAGTGTTCGAGGCGGGCCAGGCATACGTGGCGCTAAGCCGTGCCCAAAGCCTGGACAGTATCCGTGTGCTTGATTTCGACCTACGGCAGGTTTGGGCCAACACGAAGGTGCTCGAATTTTATCGCGATCTGCGGAAAAGAATCAACGCCACGAACAGCATGGAACCGGTGGCAGTTAAACGTAGTCTGAAGAAATCTTTGTCCGCGATGGGACTCTCGAAAGCGATCATGAGCAAACCGCTGGTGACGATTAAGTAA